In the Leptospira sp. WS4.C2 genome, one interval contains:
- a CDS encoding PP2C family protein-serine/threonine phosphatase yields MRELTITILSSLLFFLILLFAFIGFQNNTKRLPFYHYPSGLIVNIGEGNRNHWGNSVLQEDLEKFDSLSDFSNIESFRLHIKDTKGNIYEEDFKLKTIRKTDVLGVFFSDLFLAFFSLAIAVYFYYSTRDALIFGFFLNFGLIILSNVFVLTFKNSIFLFILTLYLGSFLQYHLIYRLRGKEINSKWLLPQVLISFIMAMIASQEKYDMILIERVALVAHAITVLFGSINIIANIYEIVRSKPQEEALLKRIVLVFSIFLYVALPVSIIFFDGYPWFFVHRSLFIVTYLLFILSFFYGTYRYTFVPSLVIFTPSIVTLILVSIILGTYIGAIFFLDFILPIRYLKDRWVFNLIYLFLVTAYLIPLKLRVKELFDYWFFEQNPKLSEGINKITALLSSPLSMRKTILTINRTVKETVNVSNIIILIPGDQFASTDLKNIDFVRISPQSEIWNFFRSTDRVTVTSHLEYGIGLRETLYNFLKGLNVQLAFPAYDSSSNKKNIQAMILIGEKLDKKYFSIGELKFINEVVKISGMLLENYSLLEDEIQKRKIVRDIQTASIVDNTLRLILPSEVKGIDYGYISKPAVGISGDYLDIIPISQTKMIVLLGDVAGHGLGTGFLVSAIKGIVREQLRNGTSLEGLFREINSFFRARYKGNEFMTLLGGIFDSNENIFKYVNAGHLSLIEMRADGQIKLHSKTQRVLGILETDYQAQELKLLPGTKLFLYSDGITEAFSERDEIFGEETLIEFLHFNAEKTVKEIPPLLETKMTNFRGNREQSDDITFIGLSFTPN; encoded by the coding sequence ATGAGAGAACTTACAATTACCATACTCTCTTCACTTTTATTTTTTTTGATCCTTCTATTTGCATTTATAGGATTCCAAAACAATACGAAGAGATTACCCTTTTATCATTACCCTTCTGGCTTAATTGTAAATATTGGAGAAGGAAACCGAAACCATTGGGGTAACTCCGTTCTTCAGGAAGATTTAGAAAAGTTTGATTCCTTATCCGATTTTTCTAATATTGAATCCTTTCGATTACACATCAAAGATACCAAAGGAAATATTTATGAGGAAGATTTTAAGTTAAAAACAATTCGCAAAACAGATGTTCTTGGTGTATTTTTTTCTGATTTATTCTTAGCCTTTTTTAGCTTAGCGATCGCAGTCTACTTTTACTATTCCACACGAGATGCTTTGATATTCGGATTTTTCCTTAACTTTGGCCTAATTATTCTTTCTAATGTATTTGTATTAACTTTCAAAAATTCCATTTTTCTATTTATCCTAACGCTGTATTTAGGCAGTTTTCTGCAGTACCATCTAATCTATAGACTACGTGGAAAAGAAATCAACTCGAAGTGGTTATTGCCGCAAGTTCTCATTTCCTTCATTATGGCGATGATTGCATCGCAAGAAAAGTATGACATGATACTGATCGAAAGAGTTGCTTTAGTTGCACATGCGATCACCGTTTTATTTGGCTCAATCAATATCATAGCAAATATTTATGAAATCGTTCGCTCTAAACCACAGGAAGAAGCTCTTCTCAAAAGAATTGTGCTAGTGTTTTCTATTTTTCTTTATGTGGCACTTCCAGTCAGTATCATCTTTTTCGATGGATACCCTTGGTTTTTTGTACATAGATCTCTTTTTATCGTCACCTATCTCTTGTTTATCCTTTCTTTCTTTTATGGAACTTACCGTTATACCTTTGTACCTTCTTTAGTAATTTTTACTCCGAGTATTGTGACTCTTATCTTAGTCTCCATCATCTTGGGGACTTACATCGGAGCTATTTTCTTTTTGGATTTCATTCTACCAATTCGATATCTGAAAGATCGTTGGGTTTTCAATCTCATCTATCTTTTTCTCGTCACGGCCTACCTAATTCCTCTGAAACTAAGAGTAAAAGAATTATTTGATTATTGGTTCTTTGAGCAAAACCCAAAGTTAAGCGAAGGGATCAATAAAATTACTGCACTTTTATCTTCACCGCTTTCAATGCGCAAAACCATCCTGACCATCAATCGAACGGTGAAAGAAACCGTAAATGTATCGAATATCATCATTTTAATTCCTGGAGATCAATTTGCGAGTACTGATCTAAAGAATATTGATTTTGTTCGCATCTCACCCCAATCAGAAATTTGGAATTTTTTCAGAAGTACTGATCGAGTTACAGTAACCTCACACCTCGAATATGGAATTGGACTCCGAGAAACATTGTATAATTTTTTAAAAGGTTTAAATGTTCAATTGGCTTTCCCGGCATATGATTCTTCTTCTAACAAAAAGAATATTCAAGCAATGATCCTCATTGGGGAAAAATTAGATAAAAAATATTTTTCCATAGGAGAATTAAAATTTATCAATGAGGTTGTGAAAATCTCGGGAATGTTGCTTGAGAACTATAGTTTACTCGAAGATGAAATCCAAAAGAGGAAAATTGTAAGAGATATCCAAACCGCATCTATTGTAGACAACACACTGCGTTTGATTTTACCAAGCGAAGTGAAAGGTATCGATTATGGATATATTTCTAAACCCGCTGTTGGAATTTCTGGAGATTACTTAGACATCATTCCTATTTCTCAAACCAAAATGATTGTTTTGTTAGGTGACGTAGCCGGCCATGGATTAGGAACCGGATTTTTAGTGAGTGCCATCAAAGGAATTGTAAGAGAACAACTCAGAAATGGAACGTCTCTGGAGGGATTGTTTCGCGAAATTAATTCTTTTTTCCGCGCACGTTATAAAGGGAACGAGTTTATGACTCTTCTTGGCGGAATTTTTGATTCCAATGAAAATATCTTTAAATATGTCAATGCAGGCCATTTATCTTTGATTGAGATGAGAGCCGATGGACAAATCAAACTTCATTCCAAAACACAACGTGTTCTTGGAATTTTAGAAACCGATTATCAAGCCCAAGAATTAAAATTACTTCCGGGAACCAAACTCTTCCTCTACTCGGATGGAATCACGGAAGCCTTCAGTGAACGTGATGAAATTTTTGGGGAAGAAACTCTTATCGAATTTTTACATTTTAATGCAGAAAAAACGGTAAAAGAAATCCCCCCCTTACTGGAAACCAAGATGACAAATTTTCGCGGGAACCGGGAACAATCGGATGATATTACATTTATTGGTCTTTCTTTTACACCGAACTAG
- a CDS encoding DUF1577 domain-containing protein, whose product MINRVKIHFDQEREYVPLEAVRALPEFFKQMMGGNGLFLKGYDTPIRAKFKGERPDGAHIWELETIPELIETIFTVQATPSFHVEVDYELINQKDNLLLGKIIDRRQTYATRQDPRNEKVRGNVVASNFLVAKTNIDFSKLTGVSSQVILSDIQRTVLKNYPQSKVVFLSGSIHGDEIELMKEHKKPIFILDTELFESFHSEDVFDPKKTFEDEFLLDDKIQEYKKKKIGSYIYYPLFIQMKDMHFFAYLSLETEREGIPSEVLDLFKEVERTFQERIMDSNTHILDIRQNVLNVSRGGVALEVNDMEIIRALKVKPTFTLDINFKLQAPIRMAVELRHLEEVNDYFRLGGRITGVSGDKKAKEIYHSLIEFFG is encoded by the coding sequence ATGATCAATCGTGTTAAAATTCATTTCGACCAAGAAAGAGAGTATGTCCCCTTAGAAGCAGTAAGAGCTTTACCTGAATTTTTCAAACAAATGATGGGTGGGAATGGATTGTTTCTAAAGGGATATGATACTCCAATCCGTGCAAAGTTTAAAGGAGAAAGACCAGACGGAGCACATATTTGGGAACTGGAAACTATTCCTGAGTTAATCGAAACAATTTTTACGGTGCAAGCGACTCCTAGTTTCCATGTCGAAGTGGATTATGAACTGATAAATCAAAAGGATAACCTTCTTCTTGGAAAAATTATAGATCGAAGACAAACCTATGCTACGAGACAAGATCCGAGAAATGAAAAGGTTCGAGGAAACGTAGTTGCATCTAACTTTTTAGTTGCAAAAACAAATATCGATTTTTCTAAACTTACTGGCGTTAGTTCCCAGGTGATTCTTTCTGATATCCAGCGAACTGTATTAAAAAATTACCCACAATCAAAAGTTGTATTTCTTTCTGGATCAATTCATGGTGATGAAATCGAGTTGATGAAGGAACATAAAAAGCCAATCTTTATATTAGATACAGAATTGTTTGAATCCTTTCACTCTGAGGATGTATTCGATCCGAAAAAGACTTTTGAAGATGAATTTTTGTTGGATGATAAAATCCAAGAATATAAAAAGAAAAAAATAGGATCCTATATCTATTATCCTTTATTTATACAAATGAAAGATATGCATTTTTTTGCATATCTTTCGCTTGAGACGGAAAGGGAAGGGATTCCTTCCGAAGTTTTGGATTTGTTTAAAGAGGTTGAACGTACGTTTCAAGAAAGAATCATGGACTCAAATACCCATATTCTTGATATCAGACAAAACGTACTGAACGTTTCTCGAGGCGGTGTCGCCTTGGAAGTTAACGATATGGAAATTATCAGAGCACTGAAAGTGAAACCTACATTTACTCTTGATATCAATTTCAAATTACAGGCACCCATCCGAATGGCCGTAGAGTTACGTCATTTGGAAGAGGTGAATGACTATTTTAGATTGGGTGGAAGGATCACAGGTGTCAGCGGAGATAAAAAAGCCAAAGAGATTTACCATAGTCTAATTGAATTTTTTGGCTGA
- a CDS encoding phosphatase PAP2 family protein: MNLISTIDLKLSIWIQKNLHHPNLSWVLSRINRGEMFALVLLPLMFLSDLYKPVYYSLPFVLIFTYVTDRLVLVLKKYFARKRPLVSVMGKVDSNPDMKHSFPSAHSANSIVVSTILVFAFHETPYFFFFSLFAGVGRLITLHHFVSDIVGGWIIGFGIGLIAVLFHYYLWPYCLTL, translated from the coding sequence ATGAATTTGATTTCTACTATCGATTTAAAGTTATCGATCTGGATTCAAAAGAATTTACACCATCCAAACTTAAGTTGGGTTTTATCTCGAATCAATCGTGGAGAGATGTTTGCCTTGGTTTTGTTACCACTTATGTTTTTGAGTGATTTGTACAAACCAGTTTACTATAGTTTGCCTTTTGTATTAATATTCACTTATGTAACGGATCGTCTGGTGTTGGTACTAAAGAAATACTTTGCAAGGAAACGTCCCCTTGTCAGTGTTATGGGAAAAGTAGATTCTAATCCAGATATGAAACACTCCTTTCCCTCTGCACACAGTGCCAATTCGATTGTTGTATCTACTATTTTGGTTTTTGCATTTCATGAAACTCCGTATTTCTTTTTCTTCAGTTTGTTTGCTGGTGTGGGTAGATTAATTACCTTACATCATTTTGTAAGTGATATTGTGGGGGGATGGATCATTGGTTTTGGAATTGGACTCATTGCAGTTCTATTTCATTATTATCTTTGGCCTTATTGTTTGACATTATGA
- a CDS encoding M50 family metallopeptidase translates to MMAEKPVKFVIFLSLILSLVAFWDHQFTSYLKEFVVLIHEICHATAALFSGGVVKGIALHGNEGGETIAVPASFRGSFILVVSAGYIGSSLVGAFLLRLGFQGRHARQTMILFGLFLISVSVLYSKLGDLAYFTGIFWGVGILVTGMLGETISILSLVFLGTSISLYSLYDLSDFAERLTETDAGILAFWMAGLGPEDLQNQEVPTVVVVLGYMIATLWSLLSIGIIFMSLRSSLSHEEAHDFPGAEESFERFPGELSPEAKLWLEKRGVDPESGIVLPPNLFQDFPPKDNSP, encoded by the coding sequence ATGATGGCAGAAAAACCGGTCAAGTTTGTCATTTTTCTCTCTTTGATTTTGAGCTTAGTTGCGTTTTGGGACCACCAATTCACATCTTATCTCAAAGAATTTGTTGTACTCATCCATGAAATCTGTCATGCCACAGCTGCTCTCTTTAGCGGTGGAGTGGTCAAAGGAATCGCCCTTCATGGAAACGAAGGGGGAGAAACTATTGCTGTCCCTGCTTCTTTTCGCGGTTCTTTTATCCTTGTTGTTTCGGCAGGATATATCGGTTCCTCCCTAGTAGGTGCTTTTTTACTTCGTTTGGGATTCCAAGGACGCCATGCTCGCCAAACAATGATTTTGTTTGGTTTGTTTCTGATCTCAGTCAGTGTTTTATATTCCAAACTAGGAGACCTAGCTTACTTTACTGGTATTTTCTGGGGAGTGGGAATTCTCGTTACTGGTATGTTAGGCGAAACAATATCAATTCTCTCCTTAGTATTTTTAGGTACCAGTATATCACTTTATTCATTGTATGATCTTTCTGATTTTGCAGAAAGATTGACCGAAACCGATGCAGGAATTCTTGCCTTTTGGATGGCAGGTCTTGGCCCCGAAGACCTACAAAATCAGGAAGTTCCCACAGTTGTTGTTGTGCTTGGATATATGATCGCCACCCTTTGGTCCCTCCTCAGCATCGGGATCATTTTTATGTCCCTACGTAGCTCCTTAAGCCATGAAGAAGCCCATGATTTTCCTGGTGCGGAAGAAAGTTTCGAACGGTTTCCTGGCGAACTTTCCCCCGAAGCAAAACTTTGGTTGGAAAAACGGGGAGTGGACCCAGAAAGTGGGATCGTTTTGCCTCCCAATTTGTTCCAAGACTTCCCTCCTAAAGACAATAGTCCCTAG
- the argJ gene encoding bifunctional glutamate N-acetyltransferase/amino-acid acetyltransferase ArgJ, protein MKFPLGFYSFGKNIGIKDESLDFAVIYSENRCKAAAVFTRNNFPGAPIYVGRDHIQDGFLQAIVINSKNSNVATGEQGIQNSYAICNELGKSLGIPARDILPSSTGVIGVPLPIEKIINACSTAKADLKPGNLEEVAEAIMTTDTRKKISYRTITTQTNEGVMFGIAKGAGMIEPNMATMLSYILCDYLPESGDLQGILKRVVDVTYNCVTIDSDTSTSDTVVLMCSGILGNLPDEVFEFYLKEIATELSKMIARDGEGASKLIELTVSNGRDDTQVTKIGKSILNSPLVKTAIYGGDPNWGRFVMAIGKVFDEPIPYDTLEIQLGGITVKGADNDTKTKLADYLKSNEEIQILVTLNTGTFQKTFWSCDFTEGYIQENAYYTT, encoded by the coding sequence ATGAAGTTTCCATTGGGATTTTATTCCTTCGGCAAAAACATAGGAATCAAAGACGAAAGTTTAGATTTTGCAGTCATTTATTCAGAAAATCGATGTAAGGCGGCAGCTGTATTCACTCGTAATAATTTTCCCGGTGCCCCTATTTATGTAGGGCGCGACCATATCCAAGACGGATTCCTCCAAGCGATTGTCATCAATTCAAAAAATTCAAATGTGGCTACGGGAGAACAAGGGATCCAAAATTCCTATGCAATCTGTAATGAATTGGGAAAATCTTTAGGTATTCCTGCCAGAGACATCCTTCCTTCCTCTACAGGAGTGATTGGAGTTCCCCTTCCCATAGAAAAAATCATTAACGCCTGTTCTACGGCAAAAGCTGACCTAAAACCTGGGAATTTAGAAGAAGTGGCCGAAGCCATTATGACTACCGACACTCGCAAAAAAATCTCCTATCGAACCATCACAACGCAAACAAATGAAGGTGTGATGTTTGGAATTGCGAAAGGTGCGGGTATGATTGAACCTAACATGGCAACTATGTTGTCATACATTCTTTGTGATTATCTTCCGGAATCTGGTGATTTACAAGGAATTTTAAAACGAGTTGTGGATGTAACATATAATTGTGTGACAATTGACTCTGATACATCCACAAGTGATACAGTGGTTCTTATGTGTTCTGGAATTCTCGGAAACCTTCCCGATGAAGTTTTTGAATTCTACTTAAAAGAAATTGCAACCGAGCTATCCAAAATGATTGCACGAGATGGAGAAGGGGCTTCCAAACTCATCGAACTCACCGTTTCCAATGGACGAGACGACACACAAGTTACAAAAATTGGAAAGTCCATTCTCAATTCACCCCTTGTGAAAACTGCCATTTATGGAGGGGACCCCAACTGGGGAAGGTTTGTGATGGCGATTGGAAAAGTTTTTGATGAACCCATTCCCTATGATACTCTAGAAATTCAATTAGGTGGAATCACTGTTAAAGGAGCTGACAACGACACTAAAACAAAGTTAGCTGATTATTTAAAATCAAATGAAGAAATTCAAATTTTGGTAACCTTAAATACAGGAACATTCCAGAAAACGTTTTGGAGTTGCGATTTTACTGAAGGATACATTCAGGAAAATGCTTACTATACAACATGA
- a CDS encoding Re/Si-specific NAD(P)(+) transhydrogenase subunit alpha: MKIGVIKEPSYENRVAITPDVVDPLKKLGFTVSVETTAGDNAFFSDQDYKDVGATIEARDAILSGSDIVVSIHALDETSAKKIGKDKIYIATLSPLAFPKKVKEIANASFKIFSMDTIPRITRAQSMDVLSSQATVSGYKAVLLAASNYSRFFPMLTTAAGTITPARVLILGAGVAGLQAIATSRRLGAVVDVFDTRPEVKEQCMSLGAKFVEVEGAADASNTGGYAVEQSEDYQRRQKEAIAKFAEKADIIITTALIPGKKAPLLITKEMVDKMRQGSVIVDLAAVNGGNCEVTENDKTIVYKGITIIGNSNLQSTQPMDASKMYAKNIVNFLKLFVNKEKQFNINLEDEIINACMIAENGAVRHKPTLALLGE, translated from the coding sequence ATGAAAATAGGCGTAATCAAAGAACCATCTTATGAAAACCGAGTGGCGATCACTCCGGATGTTGTTGACCCTTTGAAAAAGTTAGGTTTCACTGTTTCAGTTGAAACTACTGCTGGGGACAATGCATTTTTCTCCGACCAAGATTATAAAGATGTTGGCGCAACAATCGAAGCAAGAGATGCAATTCTATCTGGATCAGACATTGTTGTTTCCATCCATGCTTTGGATGAAACAAGCGCAAAAAAGATTGGCAAAGACAAAATCTACATTGCGACTCTTTCGCCACTCGCTTTCCCAAAAAAAGTGAAAGAAATTGCAAATGCTTCCTTTAAAATATTCTCAATGGACACTATCCCACGAATCACTCGTGCGCAGTCCATGGATGTTCTCAGTAGCCAAGCGACTGTTTCTGGATACAAAGCTGTGTTACTTGCCGCTTCCAATTACAGCCGTTTTTTCCCCATGTTAACTACTGCAGCAGGAACCATCACACCAGCAAGAGTACTGATCCTTGGTGCTGGTGTTGCTGGATTACAAGCCATTGCAACGTCTCGCCGATTGGGTGCCGTTGTGGATGTATTTGATACAAGACCCGAAGTGAAAGAACAGTGTATGTCCCTCGGCGCAAAATTTGTGGAAGTGGAAGGTGCAGCAGATGCATCAAATACGGGTGGTTATGCGGTAGAACAATCAGAAGACTACCAAAGACGTCAAAAAGAAGCCATTGCAAAATTTGCTGAAAAAGCTGATATCATTATCACAACTGCTCTCATCCCTGGAAAAAAAGCCCCACTACTCATCACAAAAGAGATGGTAGATAAAATGAGACAGGGTTCTGTAATTGTAGATTTAGCTGCAGTCAACGGTGGTAACTGTGAAGTAACAGAAAACGATAAAACTATTGTTTATAAAGGTATCACTATTATTGGTAATTCCAATCTTCAAAGTACACAACCAATGGATGCAAGTAAGATGTATGCAAAAAATATTGTGAACTTTCTCAAACTTTTTGTTAACAAAGAAAAACAATTCAACATCAACTTGGAAGACGAAATCATCAATGCATGTATGATTGCAGAAAATGGAGCGGTTCGCCACAAACCTACGTTAGCACTTCTCGGAGAGTAA
- the hisS gene encoding histidine--tRNA ligase: protein MKEQKLTTENYKGTRDFYPEDMRLRNYLFSVMKDVVRSYGYEEYDGPMVESLDLYRAKTGEEIVGKQIYNFIDKGDREVAIRPEMTPTVARMVAKKLRDLPRPIRWFSIPNLWRYEQPGLGRLREHWQLNVDMFGVTNQRAELEILSLACDILFAFGAPRNSFKVTISHRSLLDEFLLDGLKVSPNQAHEVSKILDKKNKITEDEYVALVSKTIPNDPTAVSKINLFLAATTDTLNQIPGIKEETLNAIRALFEDLKTIGLQDIVYFDPSVVRGFDYYTGFIFEIFDTSPQNKRSLYGGGRYDNLIGLFSNEELSGIGFGLGDVTLQNFLIAHDLLPKFSSDSTVYIPLLDESSFSENHNFAKELRKEKIATEVSLVSQKMGKQLSYAEKKGYRWILLRGEDEIKAGTVTLKDMATRNQWTSSFSEALQKIKEELSK, encoded by the coding sequence TTGAAAGAACAAAAACTAACTACAGAAAACTATAAGGGCACTCGGGATTTTTATCCTGAAGATATGCGCCTTCGCAATTATTTATTCTCGGTAATGAAAGATGTCGTCAGGTCTTATGGATACGAAGAGTATGATGGTCCAATGGTGGAATCTTTGGATTTATACCGAGCCAAAACCGGCGAAGAAATCGTAGGAAAACAAATTTATAATTTCATCGATAAAGGGGATCGCGAGGTAGCGATTCGCCCGGAAATGACGCCGACCGTCGCAAGGATGGTGGCAAAAAAATTACGCGACCTTCCTCGTCCTATCCGGTGGTTTTCCATTCCTAACCTTTGGAGATACGAACAACCTGGCCTCGGGCGACTGCGGGAACACTGGCAGTTGAATGTAGATATGTTTGGTGTGACAAACCAGAGAGCTGAATTAGAAATTTTGTCTTTAGCTTGCGATATTCTTTTTGCCTTTGGTGCACCGAGGAATAGTTTTAAAGTTACCATTTCCCATAGATCCCTTCTCGACGAATTTTTGTTAGATGGTTTGAAGGTTAGTCCAAACCAAGCACATGAAGTATCAAAAATTTTGGACAAAAAAAACAAAATTACTGAAGACGAATATGTAGCCCTTGTTTCGAAAACGATTCCGAACGATCCAACAGCTGTGTCGAAGATCAATTTGTTTTTGGCAGCTACGACCGATACTTTGAATCAAATTCCTGGTATCAAAGAAGAAACTTTAAATGCTATTCGGGCTTTGTTTGAGGATCTTAAAACCATAGGATTACAAGACATCGTCTATTTTGATCCATCTGTCGTTCGAGGTTTTGACTATTATACAGGTTTTATTTTTGAAATCTTTGATACGTCTCCACAAAATAAACGATCGTTATATGGTGGTGGAAGATACGACAACTTAATCGGTCTTTTTTCCAATGAAGAACTTTCAGGAATTGGATTCGGACTGGGCGATGTAACACTTCAAAATTTTTTAATAGCTCACGATTTGTTACCTAAATTTTCCAGTGATTCCACGGTTTATATTCCACTTCTAGATGAGTCTTCATTTTCTGAGAACCATAACTTTGCAAAAGAACTCCGAAAGGAAAAAATTGCTACCGAGGTATCTTTAGTTTCTCAAAAAATGGGAAAACAACTTTCGTATGCAGAGAAAAAAGGATATCGTTGGATCCTTCTACGTGGGGAAGACGAAATCAAAGCGGGAACAGTGACTCTGAAGGATATGGCAACTCGTAACCAGTGGACGTCATCATTTTCTGAAGCACTTCAAAAGATAAAAGAAGAGCTCTCTAAATGA
- a CDS encoding lysophospholipid acyltransferase family protein — protein sequence MKHIGYFFSFLIVYLFYFPFKVLPYKWCLSYGIFLTKLLYPLDKKHQKVAADNIRFAFPEYSEGQIQNLVKAHYRHLGILLAHTLWAPRMTRKWLDENLIIDSESLQIEEETKKQGVGVILISGHFGTWEILVQFLGIRMKGGGIYKKVRNPFVDRLLRNMRSKNGVVLVPVQESTQVIKLLKQGYWIGFGADQNAGKAGIFVPFMNRQASTFVGPALMAYLTGAKMLYYSVLAGENGKVIVRVKDLGFVDKKLYPSKDDVIRHYTELWTKTLEEEVKLFPEQYFWVHRRWRTQPQVTGNIQS from the coding sequence ATGAAACATATTGGATATTTTTTCTCATTTTTAATTGTTTATTTGTTCTATTTTCCTTTTAAGGTTCTTCCGTATAAGTGGTGTTTGTCGTATGGAATCTTTCTAACAAAACTTCTTTATCCGCTAGATAAAAAACACCAAAAGGTGGCAGCTGATAACATTCGTTTTGCCTTCCCAGAATATTCCGAAGGCCAAATTCAAAATTTAGTCAAAGCCCACTACCGACATTTGGGGATCTTACTTGCTCATACACTTTGGGCTCCACGAATGACGAGAAAATGGTTGGATGAAAATTTGATCATCGATTCAGAAAGTCTACAAATTGAAGAAGAGACCAAAAAACAAGGGGTCGGAGTGATTTTGATTTCTGGTCACTTTGGTACTTGGGAAATATTGGTTCAATTTTTGGGAATCCGAATGAAGGGTGGTGGAATCTACAAAAAGGTAAGAAATCCCTTTGTAGACCGACTTTTACGCAATATGCGTTCTAAAAATGGAGTGGTTCTTGTTCCCGTACAAGAGTCCACACAGGTCATCAAACTTCTAAAACAAGGTTATTGGATTGGTTTTGGGGCTGACCAAAACGCTGGGAAAGCAGGGATTTTTGTCCCTTTTATGAACAGACAAGCCTCTACCTTCGTTGGACCGGCTCTTATGGCTTATTTAACCGGAGCCAAAATGTTATACTATTCAGTGTTAGCAGGCGAAAATGGGAAAGTGATTGTTCGAGTTAAGGATTTGGGTTTTGTAGATAAAAAACTATATCCATCGAAGGACGATGTGATCAGACATTATACCGAACTTTGGACTAAAACTTTGGAAGAAGAAGTGAAGTTGTTTCCGGAGCAGTACTTTTGGGTGCATCGTCGTTGGCGAACCCAACCGCAAGTCACCGGAAACATTCAGTCATAA
- a CDS encoding UDP-glucuronic acid decarboxylase family protein — MAKRILITGGAGFIGSHLAETLLNAGNQIIVLDNFHTGRKENLTHLLSNPNFELIRHDITDPIKLEVDEIYNMACPASPVHYQSNPIKTTKTNVLGMMNMLGLAKRVKARILQASTSEVYGNPLEHPQTESYWGNVNTIGIRSCYDEGKRVAETLCFDYHRQHGVDIRVIRIFNTYGPRMIPDDGRVVSNFIVQALRGENITIYGDGSQTRSFCFVDDLVRGIITMMNTDNFIGPVNLGNEGEFTVKELAELVIKETGSKSKIIYLPLPQDDPTRRKPNLSLAKEKLNYSTTVPLVEGVKKTIEYFSKRV; from the coding sequence ATGGCAAAAAGAATCCTTATCACAGGTGGAGCCGGATTCATCGGATCCCATCTTGCAGAAACACTTCTGAACGCAGGGAACCAGATCATCGTATTGGACAATTTCCACACAGGACGAAAAGAAAACCTCACTCACCTTCTCTCCAATCCGAATTTTGAACTGATCCGGCACGATATCACCGATCCTATCAAGTTAGAAGTGGACGAAATCTATAATATGGCATGTCCTGCCTCGCCTGTACACTACCAAAGTAATCCCATAAAAACTACCAAAACAAATGTTTTGGGAATGATGAACATGTTGGGGCTCGCCAAACGAGTGAAAGCACGAATCCTCCAAGCCAGTACTTCCGAAGTTTATGGAAACCCTCTGGAACACCCCCAAACAGAATCGTATTGGGGAAATGTAAATACCATTGGAATCCGTAGTTGTTATGATGAGGGTAAACGTGTAGCTGAAACTCTATGTTTCGATTACCATCGTCAACATGGGGTAGACATTCGAGTCATCCGTATTTTTAATACCTATGGCCCACGAATGATTCCAGATGATGGTCGTGTGGTAAGTAACTTTATCGTACAAGCGTTACGCGGAGAGAACATTACTATTTATGGTGACGGTAGCCAAACTCGTTCCTTCTGTTTCGTTGATGATTTAGTTCGTGGAATCATCACTATGATGAATACAGATAATTTCATCGGACCAGTTAACTTAGGCAACGAAGGCGAATTTACTGTAAAGGAATTGGCAGAGCTTGTGATCAAAGAAACGGGAAGTAAATCTAAAATTATTTATCTCCCACTTCCTCAAGATGACCCAACAAGAAGAAAACCAAACTTAAGTTTAGCGAAAGAAAAATTGAATTATTCAACGACCGTCCCACTCGTGGAAGGCGTAAAAAAAACCATCGAATATTTTAGCAAAAGAGTATAA